A DNA window from Setaria viridis chromosome 2, Setaria_viridis_v4.0, whole genome shotgun sequence contains the following coding sequences:
- the LOC117842221 gene encoding uncharacterized protein isoform X1 — protein sequence MTGVPPAAPGAEATAAASPAGERDEQASTSGATGSRGVPGRPEAPSRGGAGGEGPGRSAEGDEHARLVVAMPAPPPPAGVNAAYVPAPVPVQARPWPGSRSSIPWVRLVVGLLLLVLLGYAFLKWGLPFLSEKVIMPIIQWEAKSFRRPMLAVVIIASLALFPVVFLPSGPAMWLTGIIFGYGFGFLIIMAGITIGMSIPYWIGLLFRHRLNLWLEKKWPRQIALIKLAGEGSWFKQFRVVALLRISPFPYALLNYAVTVTEMKFNPYICGSLVGMIPDVFINIYSGRLIRTLAELNYHKHRMTTVEIVYNVVSVIVAVVFAIGFTIYARRTLDNMERSEGICVEPVGVPAVSTEFRDNLQGCSTARSVPIDVV from the exons ATGACGGGAGTCCCACCAGCTGCTCCCGGCGCCGAAGCAaccgcggcggcgtccccggcgGGCGAGCGCGATGAGCAGGCAAGCAC CTCGGGGGCGACGGGTTCGCGGGGCGTGCCTGGCCGTCCGGAGGCGCCGAGCCGCGGGGGAGCCGGAGGTGAAGGGCCCGGGCGGAGCGCCGAGGGAGACGAGCACGCGCGGCTGGTCGTGGCgatgccggcgccgccaccgccggcgggtGTGAACGCAGCGTATGTGCCTGCGCCCGTACCTGTGCAGGCGCGGCCTTGGCCGGGGTCGAGGTCGTCCATCCCATGGGTGAGGCTGGTGGTTGGATTGCTGCTTCTGGTGCTGCTGGGCTACGCGTTCCTCAAATGGGGCCTCCCCTTTCTCTCCGAGAAG GTGATCATGCCGATTATTCAATGGGAAGCAAAATCTTTTCGAAGGCCAATGTTAGCGGTCGTGATAATTGCTTCTCTAGCACTCTTCCCAGTGGTGTTCCTACCTTCTGGTCCAGCAATGTGGCTAACAGGAATTATTTTCGGCTACGGCTTCGGTTTCTTAATCATCATGGCTGGGATCACCATCGGCATGTCGATACCTTATTGGATCGGCTTATTGTTTCGTCACCGCCTAAAT CTTTGGTTAGAAAAGAAATGGCCACGGCAGATTGCTCTGATTAAACTGGCTGGTGAAGGGAGTTGGTTCAAACAATTCCGTGTGGTTGCATTGCTAAGAATTTCACCATTCCCATATGCACTGCTTAACTATGCTGTAACTGTCACTGAGATGAAGTTCAACCCTTACATATGTGGCTCACTTGTCGGGATGATTCCTGATGTGTTCATCAACATCTACAG TGGGCGGCTGATACGCACATTAGCAGAGCTGAACTATCACAAGCATCGAATGACAACAGTTGAGATAGTGTACAACGTCGTATCTGTTATTGTCGCCGTTGTCTTTGCGATTGGATTTACAATATATGCAAGAAGAACCCTGGATAACATGGAACGTTCAGAAGGCATCTGCGTCGAACCTGTTGGTGTCCCTGCTGTCTCAACTGAGTTCAGAGATAACCTTCAAGGTTGCTCAACTGCACGTTCTGTACCAATTGATGTTGTATAA
- the LOC117842221 gene encoding uncharacterized protein isoform X2 — MSRQARQYASGATGSRGVPGRPEAPSRGGAGGEGPGRSAEGDEHARLVVAMPAPPPPAGVNAAYVPAPVPVQARPWPGSRSSIPWVRLVVGLLLLVLLGYAFLKWGLPFLSEKVIMPIIQWEAKSFRRPMLAVVIIASLALFPVVFLPSGPAMWLTGIIFGYGFGFLIIMAGITIGMSIPYWIGLLFRHRLNLWLEKKWPRQIALIKLAGEGSWFKQFRVVALLRISPFPYALLNYAVTVTEMKFNPYICGSLVGMIPDVFINIYSGRLIRTLAELNYHKHRMTTVEIVYNVVSVIVAVVFAIGFTIYARRTLDNMERSEGICVEPVGVPAVSTEFRDNLQGCSTARSVPIDVV, encoded by the exons ATGAGCAGGCAAGCACGTCAGTACGC CTCGGGGGCGACGGGTTCGCGGGGCGTGCCTGGCCGTCCGGAGGCGCCGAGCCGCGGGGGAGCCGGAGGTGAAGGGCCCGGGCGGAGCGCCGAGGGAGACGAGCACGCGCGGCTGGTCGTGGCgatgccggcgccgccaccgccggcgggtGTGAACGCAGCGTATGTGCCTGCGCCCGTACCTGTGCAGGCGCGGCCTTGGCCGGGGTCGAGGTCGTCCATCCCATGGGTGAGGCTGGTGGTTGGATTGCTGCTTCTGGTGCTGCTGGGCTACGCGTTCCTCAAATGGGGCCTCCCCTTTCTCTCCGAGAAG GTGATCATGCCGATTATTCAATGGGAAGCAAAATCTTTTCGAAGGCCAATGTTAGCGGTCGTGATAATTGCTTCTCTAGCACTCTTCCCAGTGGTGTTCCTACCTTCTGGTCCAGCAATGTGGCTAACAGGAATTATTTTCGGCTACGGCTTCGGTTTCTTAATCATCATGGCTGGGATCACCATCGGCATGTCGATACCTTATTGGATCGGCTTATTGTTTCGTCACCGCCTAAAT CTTTGGTTAGAAAAGAAATGGCCACGGCAGATTGCTCTGATTAAACTGGCTGGTGAAGGGAGTTGGTTCAAACAATTCCGTGTGGTTGCATTGCTAAGAATTTCACCATTCCCATATGCACTGCTTAACTATGCTGTAACTGTCACTGAGATGAAGTTCAACCCTTACATATGTGGCTCACTTGTCGGGATGATTCCTGATGTGTTCATCAACATCTACAG TGGGCGGCTGATACGCACATTAGCAGAGCTGAACTATCACAAGCATCGAATGACAACAGTTGAGATAGTGTACAACGTCGTATCTGTTATTGTCGCCGTTGTCTTTGCGATTGGATTTACAATATATGCAAGAAGAACCCTGGATAACATGGAACGTTCAGAAGGCATCTGCGTCGAACCTGTTGGTGTCCCTGCTGTCTCAACTGAGTTCAGAGATAACCTTCAAGGTTGCTCAACTGCACGTTCTGTACCAATTGATGTTGTATAA
- the LOC117845024 gene encoding ras-related protein RABA5a: MAYDGDGEQSQDYLFKIVLIGDSSVGKSNLLARFARNEFYPNSKSTIGVEFQTQKLVIDGKEIKAQIWDTAGQERFRAVTSAYYRGAVGALLVYDISRRQTFDSVGRWLNELHTHSDMNVVTILVGNKTDLKHAREVSTAEGQALAEAQGLFFMETSALDSSNVAAAFQTVVKEIYSILSRKVFQSQEQKRSELQSLSNGKAVVLQGETNETSSGGRWCCSS, from the exons ATGGCCTATGATGGAGATGGAGAACAAAGCCAGGATTATCTATTCAAAATCGTTCTGATCGGTGATTCCTCTGTTGGTAAATCAAACTTGCTAGCAAGATTTGCAAGGAATGAGTTCTACCCAAACTCCAAGTCCACTATAGGAGTGGAGTTCCAGACACAAAAGTTGGTAATTGATGGAAAGGAAATTAAAGCTCAGATATGGGATACTGCTGGACAAGAGCGCTTCAGAGCAGTTACATCTGCTTACTACCGAGGCGCTGTCGGAGCTCTCCTTGTTTATGATATTAGCAGACGCCAGACTTTTGATAGTGTTGGTCGATGGCTTAATGAACTGCACA CTCATTCCGATATGAATGTCGTCACAATCCTGGTGGGTAACAAAACCGACCTCAAGCATGCTCGCGAGGTGAGCACTGCGGAAGGCCAAGCGCTGGCTGAGGCTCAGGGCCTCTTCTTCATGGAAACCTCGGCCCTGGACTCATCAAACGTTGCAGCAGCTTTTCAAACTGTTGTTAAGGAGATCTACAGCATACTAAGCCGGAAGGTATTTCAATCTCAAGAGCAGAAGAGAAGCGAGCTGCAGTCATTGAGCAACGGGAAGGCTGTGGTGCTGCAGGGTGAGACCAATGAAACAAGCAGTGGTGGGAGGTGGTGCTGTTCCTCATAA